A section of the Candidatus Moraniibacteriota bacterium genome encodes:
- a CDS encoding prepilin-type N-terminal cleavage/methylation domain-containing protein, whose translation MHTTRRQKGFTLIEVVVAMAAFTIIILGVMQIMAQSTKSYRSQKLIQANLETAQFVLNLMAKELRTSSIISSTSGTPSSTITFFDYSQNLCIQYRANNTTGIVERRQSPNGHFNNSNPDTNRTGCDSYLFPSISYATLLSGLSGHRFQVDPSAPMPNPHAGRVSASLTIGTGGTAATAQTTVSLRDYNYIGI comes from the coding sequence ATGCACACCACACGGAGACAAAAAGGGTTCACTCTAATTGAAGTCGTGGTAGCAATGGCGGCATTCACGATCATCATATTGGGGGTGATGCAGATCATGGCCCAAAGCACCAAGTCCTATCGTTCCCAGAAGCTCATCCAGGCAAATCTCGAGACGGCCCAGTTTGTCCTGAACCTCATGGCTAAGGAGCTCCGGACATCGAGCATTATCTCGAGCACAAGTGGGACGCCGTCCTCGACGATCACGTTCTTCGATTATTCGCAAAATCTGTGTATCCAGTACCGTGCGAACAATACGACGGGGATAGTCGAACGACGACAGAGTCCGAATGGTCACTTCAATAATTCTAATCCTGATACTAACCGAACAGGTTGCGATTCATATCTCTTCCCTTCCATAAGTTATGCGACCCTCCTTTCCGGTCTCTCGGGGCATCGATTTCAGGTCGATCCGTCGGCGCCGATGCCCAATCCACATGCTGGCCGAGTGAGCGCATCACTGACTATCGGAACGGGTGGTACCGCTGCGACAGCCCAGACGACGGTATCGCTCCGGGATTACAACTACATCGGTATCTGA
- a CDS encoding type II secretion system F family protein gives MKFNFKAKTETGDLKEGLVEAISREAAIEILQKNSLIPLQVVSDERGGFGGIVRGVQKLWEGASQKELMVIFRQLATLIEAHVPVVTSLKTISEQSENHFLRAVLHEMEDDIEDGMSFSESLEKHPTVFDAMTINLIRSGEVSGNLQRSIEFVADNIEKNYHLTSKVRGALFYPAFVLAVAGVIAFIVVTFILPKITLLIKDLNVPVPWYTTVLINLGDFMNAYWWAVLIALIAVAVTVYYYFRSESGKREWDIIVLHLPVFKTLAKNVYITRLADNLAALMAGGIPVVRALMITSDVIGNTVYAQIMLKAAEEVKTGGAMSGVFRHFPAEIPPIVAQMVKIGEETGTMSHVLEGIGKFYDQEVEVMTRNLTSLIEPILIVFLGIGVGILTVGVLMPIYNIAGQM, from the coding sequence ATGAAATTCAATTTCAAAGCCAAAACAGAGACCGGCGACCTGAAGGAGGGGCTCGTCGAGGCGATTTCGCGCGAGGCGGCGATCGAGATCCTCCAGAAGAATAGCCTCATCCCGTTGCAGGTCGTCTCGGATGAGCGGGGCGGGTTTGGCGGTATTGTGCGAGGGGTCCAAAAGCTCTGGGAAGGCGCTTCCCAGAAGGAATTGATGGTTATTTTCCGGCAGCTGGCGACCTTGATCGAGGCACATGTGCCGGTAGTGACATCGCTCAAGACGATCAGTGAACAGTCGGAAAACCACTTTCTCCGCGCTGTGTTGCATGAAATGGAGGATGATATCGAAGACGGTATGTCATTTTCCGAATCTCTTGAGAAGCACCCGACGGTCTTTGATGCGATGACGATCAATCTCATCCGGTCGGGAGAGGTCTCGGGCAATCTCCAGCGCTCGATCGAATTTGTCGCTGATAACATCGAGAAGAATTACCATCTGACGTCGAAGGTCCGGGGGGCGCTTTTCTACCCGGCGTTTGTGTTGGCGGTGGCTGGAGTGATCGCCTTCATTGTCGTGACGTTTATCCTGCCAAAAATCACTTTGCTTATCAAGGATTTGAATGTCCCCGTGCCATGGTATACGACGGTCCTCATCAATCTCGGTGACTTCATGAATGCGTACTGGTGGGCGGTGCTCATCGCACTCATTGCAGTCGCAGTGACGGTCTACTATTATTTCCGTTCGGAAAGTGGCAAGCGAGAATGGGACATCATCGTGCTCCATCTCCCCGTTTTCAAGACTTTGGCCAAAAATGTCTATATTACCCGCCTGGCGGACAACCTCGCCGCGCTCATGGCGGGCGGTATCCCAGTTGTCCGGGCGCTCATGATTACGAGTGATGTTATCGGCAACACAGTCTACGCTCAGATCATGTTGAAAGCCGCCGAGGAAGTGAAGACAGGTGGAGCGATGAGCGGGGTGTTCCGGCATTTCCCAGCCGAGATCCCGCCGATTGTCGCTCAGATGGTGAAAATCGGTGAGGAGACCGGTACCATGTCCCATGTACTCGAGGGCATCGGCAAGTTCTATGATCAAGAGGTCGAGGTGATGACACGCAACCTCACGTCCCTCATCGAACCGATCCTCATCGTCTTTCTCGGTATCGGTGTCGGTATTCTGACTGTTGGTGTGCTCATGCCGATTTACAATATCGCTGGGCAGATGTAG
- a CDS encoding type II/IV secretion system protein encodes MPPETTKASGVASGTGLTSGTDIHAVAVRLGVPLLEAAPATIDRTILSILPEDTARKYQMAVFNRQNGVISVAMVNPQDFDALNALRFIAEKERLEIEVSLVTQATFEDLMQAYAGTDRALEEAIVSLKKEKDSAIQIQEDATGANALPEMFQDAPIAKLVDVIVKHAMEGRASDIHIEPVDGNYRVRFRVDGLLKATLVFPNDVGRAVLSRIKILANLKIDEKRKPQDGRFRVVAEDKTIDLRVSTLPVIDGEKVVMRILDKSNNMADLDKLGLWGRNREVLTRKIKEPYGIILITGPTGSGKSTTLYAFLQILNQEERNIITLEDPVEYFMEGINQSQIRPEIGYSFADGLRSILRQDPNVIMVGEIRDEETGELAIHAALTGHLVLSTLHTNDAIKALPRLIDMGAEPFLLASSIQALAAQRLVRRICESCKGEVKLTPGMQKRMEAARTAIPLTELQAYDLDPQAPLKVYQGKGCDVCGQTGYKGRIAIYEVFEVTDEAKIIITDKTANENELKKEAVHQHMLMMKIDGLLKVLKGITTIAEVERVTEGTLVDEE; translated from the coding sequence ATGCCTCCGGAGACTACCAAAGCGTCTGGCGTCGCGTCGGGTACAGGATTGACTTCCGGGACCGATATTCACGCGGTTGCCGTGCGTCTCGGTGTGCCACTCTTGGAAGCGGCTCCGGCGACTATTGATCGGACAATTCTCTCGATCCTCCCTGAGGACACCGCGCGGAAATACCAGATGGCGGTCTTTAATCGTCAGAACGGGGTGATTTCGGTCGCGATGGTCAACCCGCAGGATTTCGATGCACTCAATGCGCTGCGTTTCATCGCAGAGAAAGAACGGCTCGAGATCGAGGTCTCGCTCGTGACGCAAGCGACGTTCGAGGATCTCATGCAGGCCTATGCGGGGACAGACCGGGCACTCGAAGAAGCCATCGTATCACTGAAAAAGGAGAAAGATTCGGCGATTCAGATCCAGGAGGATGCAACGGGTGCCAATGCTTTGCCGGAGATGTTCCAAGACGCACCGATCGCCAAGCTCGTCGATGTGATCGTGAAACATGCGATGGAAGGGCGCGCGAGCGATATCCACATCGAACCAGTTGATGGGAACTATCGTGTCCGGTTTCGGGTCGACGGACTGCTCAAGGCGACACTTGTTTTTCCGAATGATGTCGGTCGGGCCGTGCTCTCGCGGATCAAAATCCTCGCCAATCTGAAAATCGACGAGAAGCGTAAGCCACAAGACGGCCGATTCCGGGTGGTGGCCGAAGACAAAACCATCGATCTCCGCGTCTCGACGTTGCCGGTTATCGACGGAGAAAAGGTCGTCATGCGAATCCTCGACAAGAGTAATAACATGGCTGATCTCGACAAGCTGGGCTTGTGGGGACGGAATCGGGAGGTACTCACACGGAAAATCAAGGAGCCGTATGGTATCATCCTCATCACTGGACCGACGGGTTCTGGTAAGTCGACGACTTTGTATGCATTTCTCCAGATCCTGAATCAGGAAGAGCGCAATATCATCACGCTCGAGGACCCAGTCGAGTATTTCATGGAAGGTATCAATCAGAGCCAGATCCGACCGGAAATCGGCTACTCCTTCGCGGATGGTCTACGCTCCATCCTTCGGCAGGATCCAAATGTCATCATGGTCGGCGAGATTCGCGATGAGGAAACCGGTGAGCTTGCGATCCATGCGGCCTTGACTGGCCACCTCGTATTGTCCACGCTCCACACAAATGACGCGATCAAGGCCTTGCCGCGCCTCATCGATATGGGAGCAGAGCCGTTCCTCCTCGCTTCGTCGATTCAGGCGCTGGCGGCACAGCGGCTCGTCCGGCGGATTTGTGAGAGCTGCAAGGGGGAAGTCAAACTGACGCCCGGTATGCAGAAACGGATGGAGGCCGCACGGACGGCAATTCCGCTGACGGAACTTCAAGCCTATGATCTGGATCCTCAGGCCCCGCTGAAGGTGTACCAAGGCAAGGGTTGTGATGTCTGTGGTCAGACCGGGTACAAGGGCCGGATCGCTATTTATGAAGTCTTTGAGGTGACGGATGAGGCAAAGATCATCATCACGGACAAGACGGCGAACGAGAATGAATTGAAAAAAGAGGCGGTGCATCAGCACATGCTTATGATGAAGATCGATGGTCTCTTGAAAGTTTTGAAAGGTATCACGACGATTGCTGAAGTGGAACGCGTAACAGAAGGAACACTCGTCGATGAAGAATAG
- a CDS encoding type II secretion system protein, whose product MQETKNRRRGFTLIEVLIVIAIIGILSAMVLVSLAGARTARDLDRSSREVAAVLREAQNYALSGRSASIGENNCSYSVQVTSGSSNYSLRHTYGSGCGSNDSLSNYSLTRGVVFGSNLTASFSVPRGVLTPAPASIALTKDGSTVYVCLSAAGQISENGSNSTCP is encoded by the coding sequence ATGCAAGAAACAAAAAATAGGAGACGGGGCTTCACGTTGATCGAAGTACTCATCGTCATTGCAATCATTGGTATTTTGAGCGCGATGGTGCTTGTTTCGCTCGCGGGTGCTCGTACAGCGCGGGACTTGGACCGGTCCTCACGCGAGGTCGCGGCGGTACTCCGTGAGGCGCAGAACTATGCTCTGTCTGGGCGGAGTGCGAGCATCGGCGAAAACAACTGCTCCTACAGTGTCCAGGTGACGAGCGGTAGCAGCAATTATTCACTGCGTCATACGTATGGCAGCGGCTGCGGATCGAATGATTCCCTGTCGAACTACAGCTTGACGCGGGGTGTTGTCTTCGGATCAAACCTGACCGCCAGTTTCTCAGTGCCACGCGGCGTATTGACGCCCGCTCCGGCGAGCATCGCCCTTACAAAGGATGGTTCGACGGTGTATGTCTGTCTCTCTGCGGCCGGACAGATCTCGGAAAATGGCTCGAATAGCACTTGCCCCTAG
- the pilM gene encoding type IV pilus assembly protein PilM, whose amino-acid sequence MFGFNKPTFLGIDFGTSSIKAVELSVEGGEVHLKNYAEINLSTIEKETGNTQGNYDARVTTYLRTLLDRLQPGTKQVYIAMPAFIGLVALVEFPKMSEKELQEAIQFEAHKYIPSPLEDVALSWEIVGEIPVPGANQGDQSRNRVEVLLVAARNKEVERYESYIKSVGFDMQLLELETFSMVRSVVDGDQGVYLVADIGSRATNLVLVENGLVKVSRNLDVGGRDVTRTLTEGLNIAEDRAEALKKSSKDYLNTPGTKLIFPALEAIGSEMERIISMHRLKHPDRPIDGIILSGGTAGLTGLTAYYSGLLNLPVTIGNPWKRVTYAPELEGAINRMGTSFSVALGLALQGANRILKKK is encoded by the coding sequence ATGTTCGGATTCAACAAGCCCACATTTCTCGGTATCGATTTCGGTACGTCTTCGATCAAAGCAGTAGAGCTGAGTGTCGAGGGAGGGGAAGTGCATCTGAAGAATTACGCTGAAATAAATCTCTCGACGATTGAGAAAGAAACGGGGAATACTCAGGGGAACTATGATGCCCGGGTGACGACCTATCTTCGCACCCTGCTCGACCGGCTTCAGCCTGGGACGAAGCAGGTCTATATCGCCATGCCAGCCTTCATTGGTCTCGTGGCGCTTGTCGAGTTTCCAAAAATGAGTGAGAAGGAGTTGCAGGAAGCGATTCAATTCGAGGCACACAAATACATCCCGTCGCCCCTGGAGGACGTGGCACTGTCGTGGGAAATCGTCGGAGAAATTCCTGTCCCCGGCGCGAACCAAGGTGACCAGAGTAGGAATCGGGTGGAAGTACTCCTCGTCGCAGCTCGAAATAAAGAAGTCGAACGGTACGAGAGTTATATCAAGTCGGTTGGTTTCGATATGCAGCTTCTTGAGCTCGAGACTTTTTCCATGGTACGTTCCGTCGTCGATGGTGACCAGGGCGTGTATCTCGTCGCGGATATCGGATCACGAGCGACCAACCTCGTGCTCGTTGAGAATGGTCTGGTGAAGGTCAGTCGCAACCTCGATGTCGGTGGACGAGATGTGACACGTACCCTGACCGAGGGACTCAATATCGCCGAGGATCGAGCCGAAGCACTCAAGAAGAGTAGTAAAGATTATTTGAACACTCCGGGGACGAAACTTATCTTCCCGGCGCTCGAGGCTATCGGTTCGGAGATGGAACGGATTATCTCTATGCACCGGCTGAAACATCCGGATCGCCCGATTGATGGTATAATTCTTTCAGGTGGGACAGCTGGCCTCACTGGTCTCACGGCGTATTATAGCGGGCTGCTCAATCTACCAGTCACGATTGGTAACCCGTGGAAGCGGGTCACTTATGCGCCGGAGCTTGAGGGAGCCATCAACCGAATGGGGACATCGTTTTCGGTGGCGCTTGGGCTCGCGCTTCAGGGAGCGAATCGAATACTCAAGAAAAAATAA
- a CDS encoding PilT/PilU family type 4a pilus ATPase, with product MSMEQLDIEARLKNILAIVGQQGASDVHFVIGRFPTLRINGKLHQLTKEKILTPADTKALAEIILTEDKKAELTEDGQTDLSYNFEDRARFRVNIFYQKGYVSIAMRFVMNKIRALEELNVPTSLYNFTNVSQGLVLMTGPVGHGKSTTLAALIDHINHTQEKHIVTIEDPIEFVYEQDRCIINQREVGRDAKSFSSALRAVLREDVNVVLLGELRDLDTISTAMTAAETGHLIFATLHTNDAPQTIDRVIDVFPAHQQNQIRLQLANVLLGVVSQRLLPQLSGGRVPAIEIMFKNHAVENLIRENKVHQLDSVIETSMKEGMVSLDRSLADLVRRGIVAIDDATAYAKNKDYFTMLVRKEDN from the coding sequence ATGTCTATGGAACAGCTGGATATCGAAGCGCGGCTGAAAAATATCCTTGCGATTGTGGGACAGCAGGGCGCCTCGGATGTCCATTTTGTCATCGGCCGTTTTCCGACGCTCCGCATCAACGGCAAGCTTCATCAGCTGACCAAAGAGAAAATCCTCACGCCGGCGGATACCAAGGCGCTCGCCGAGATCATCCTGACTGAGGATAAGAAGGCGGAACTTACAGAAGACGGTCAGACCGACCTCTCCTACAATTTCGAGGACCGGGCGCGCTTTCGCGTTAACATTTTCTATCAGAAAGGCTACGTCTCGATCGCGATGCGCTTCGTGATGAACAAGATCCGCGCACTCGAGGAACTCAATGTGCCGACGTCACTGTATAACTTCACCAATGTCAGTCAGGGGCTCGTCCTTATGACTGGTCCCGTCGGCCATGGCAAGTCGACGACCTTGGCCGCGCTCATCGACCATATCAATCACACTCAGGAGAAGCATATCGTCACGATCGAAGACCCGATCGAATTTGTGTATGAACAGGACCGCTGCATCATCAATCAGCGCGAAGTGGGCCGGGATGCCAAGAGTTTTTCCTCGGCACTTCGGGCGGTCTTGCGCGAGGACGTAAATGTCGTGCTCCTCGGCGAACTGCGCGATCTCGACACGATCTCGACAGCTATGACCGCGGCTGAAACCGGTCACCTCATCTTTGCGACGCTCCATACCAATGACGCTCCTCAGACGATCGACCGCGTTATCGATGTCTTCCCAGCGCATCAGCAGAACCAGATCCGGCTCCAGCTGGCCAATGTGCTCCTCGGGGTTGTCTCGCAGCGCCTCTTGCCGCAGCTCTCGGGTGGTCGGGTGCCAGCGATTGAGATCATGTTCAAGAACCATGCCGTGGAAAACCTCATCCGAGAGAATAAGGTCCACCAGCTCGACTCCGTCATCGAAACCAGTATGAAGGAGGGGATGGTGTCACTCGATCGGTCGCTCGCTGATCTCGTGCGTCGAGGTATCGTCGCGATCGATGACGCCACCGCTTATGCCAAGAACAAGGATTATTTCACGATGCTCGTCCGGAAGGAAGATAATTAA
- the ligA gene encoding NAD-dependent DNA ligase LigA, translated as MDGVMNERTAQARIVKLVQEIDYHRHRYHVLDTPEISDEAYDSLFRELESLEHDFPALRSPNSPTSRVGAEPRTEFRKVRHAVAQWSFDDVFDLAELVEWDAKLRRTLAKETGDEREAIEYMAELKIDGLKIVLTYEKGEFVRGATRGNGLIGEDVTENLRTIRSMPLRLAKPVDMVVVGEAWLSKSELDRINAGRKKAGEALFANPRNAAAGAIRQLDSHVTAERKLDCFIYDIEIISGEPLPATQADELALLQTIGFKVNPHIRKCASIHDVEAFYTEWNDKRESLPYMLDGIVVKANSRALQETLGYTGKAPRFAIAFKFPAEEATSIVEDISIQVGRTGVLTPVAHLTPVRLAGTVVSRATLHNADEIARLGIRLGDTVVVRKAGDIIPEVVSVMEKLRSGKERCFTMPTRCPKCGSPVERRVIGEKAGEKQFSAALYCTNASCFAVEREVIIHAVSRKGLDIVGMGEKIVEQFMEDGLIANLADIFELTPGDIAPLERFAEKSAEKLAASIQRAKRVPLERLIFALGIRHVGEETAELIAKFVTTKVKTKTITPERLFEFVQGLSIDEWVALDGIGEKSAVSLTEWFADERNAKLFQALERAGVIAILPEHVKLENAALVGKTFVLTGELTNFTRDEAKRKIKQLGGSVSSSVSGKTDFVVAGTDPGSKYDNAKKLGVKILNEEEFLSLIVTKN; from the coding sequence ATGGATGGAGTGATGAATGAGCGGACAGCTCAAGCGAGGATAGTCAAGCTCGTCCAGGAGATCGACTACCATCGCCACCGGTATCATGTATTGGATACGCCCGAGATTTCTGATGAGGCGTATGATTCGCTGTTCCGTGAATTGGAGTCGCTCGAGCATGATTTTCCTGCGCTCCGGAGCCCAAACAGTCCGACTTCGCGCGTCGGTGCTGAACCCCGCACCGAATTTCGCAAGGTCCGGCACGCGGTCGCCCAGTGGTCCTTTGATGATGTCTTTGATCTCGCTGAACTCGTGGAGTGGGATGCCAAGCTCCGCCGCACTCTGGCCAAAGAGACTGGGGACGAGCGAGAGGCAATCGAGTATATGGCCGAGCTCAAGATCGACGGGCTCAAGATCGTTTTGACCTATGAAAAAGGCGAGTTTGTCCGCGGCGCAACCCGGGGCAATGGCCTGATTGGCGAAGATGTGACCGAAAATCTCCGTACGATCCGGAGTATGCCGCTCCGACTCGCGAAGCCAGTTGATATGGTCGTCGTCGGCGAGGCGTGGCTGTCGAAATCCGAACTGGACCGCATCAATGCCGGACGGAAGAAAGCTGGTGAGGCGCTTTTTGCCAATCCGCGCAATGCCGCCGCGGGAGCGATCCGTCAGCTCGATTCGCATGTGACCGCCGAGCGCAAACTCGATTGCTTCATCTACGATATCGAAATTATTTCTGGCGAGCCATTGCCGGCGACCCAGGCCGATGAGCTTGCCTTGCTCCAGACCATCGGCTTCAAGGTCAACCCGCATATTCGGAAATGTGCGTCCATCCACGATGTCGAGGCTTTTTATACCGAATGGAATGACAAACGTGAGAGCCTGCCGTATATGCTCGACGGTATCGTGGTGAAGGCAAACAGTCGGGCGCTTCAGGAGACGCTTGGCTATACTGGGAAGGCGCCGCGCTTTGCGATCGCGTTCAAATTCCCCGCTGAGGAAGCTACGAGCATCGTCGAGGATATCAGTATCCAGGTGGGCCGCACCGGTGTCCTCACCCCCGTCGCGCATCTGACTCCAGTTCGACTCGCGGGGACAGTCGTCTCGCGGGCGACCCTCCACAATGCGGACGAGATCGCCCGGCTCGGTATCCGGCTCGGGGACACCGTCGTGGTGAGGAAAGCGGGCGACATCATCCCCGAAGTCGTTTCTGTCATGGAAAAGCTTCGGAGCGGCAAAGAAAGATGCTTTACGATGCCGACTCGTTGCCCTAAATGTGGCAGTCCAGTCGAGCGCCGGGTGATCGGGGAAAAGGCGGGCGAGAAGCAATTCTCAGCAGCCCTGTATTGCACGAATGCGAGCTGTTTTGCAGTGGAACGAGAGGTGATCATCCATGCCGTGTCGCGGAAAGGCCTCGACATCGTCGGGATGGGGGAGAAGATCGTCGAACAGTTTATGGAGGACGGCCTCATCGCCAATCTGGCCGACATCTTCGAACTGACACCGGGGGATATCGCACCACTGGAACGCTTTGCTGAGAAATCCGCCGAGAAACTCGCTGCGTCGATCCAACGGGCCAAGCGCGTGCCGCTCGAGCGTCTTATTTTCGCACTTGGTATCCGGCATGTGGGGGAAGAGACCGCCGAACTTATCGCGAAATTTGTCACGACCAAGGTGAAAACGAAGACCATCACGCCCGAGCGTTTGTTTGAGTTCGTTCAGGGGCTATCGATCGATGAGTGGGTCGCACTCGATGGCATCGGTGAGAAATCCGCGGTGAGCCTCACGGAATGGTTTGCCGATGAGCGGAACGCGAAATTGTTTCAGGCGTTGGAGCGAGCTGGAGTCATAGCTATACTTCCCGAACACGTGAAGCTGGAAAATGCTGCGCTGGTTGGGAAAACTTTCGTGCTTACCGGTGAATTAACCAACTTTACAAGGGATGAGGCCAAGCGTAAGATAAAGCAGTTGGGCGGCTCAGTAAGCTCTTCAGTAAGCGGAAAAACGGACTTCGTCGTTGCGGGCACCGACCCCGGCAGCAAGTACGACAATGCCAAAAAACTCGGCGTAAAAATTCTTAACGAAGAAGAGTTCTTAAGTCTCATCGTTACTAAAAACTAA
- a CDS encoding prepilin peptidase: protein MLILFFFLLGLIIGSFLNVVVLRLESEKTLSGRSQCPSCGKLIRWYDNIPVLSFFLLGRRCRECHFPISWQYPTVEFATGVLFALFGTLAIGTGTMADLVFTAWWLILVSLFIVIALYDARNMEIPLVLLLVGVIAAATYALTATALAPGNWFDAAAPWRDMLWGGGIAALIFYALVYFSHETWMGMGDVWLAGIAGAAIGLPALLILFTLSFSIGSVIGITLLWLGKRGMKSQIPFAPFLVAGTLLTLFVQAVDPWWLSLFLFSPI from the coding sequence ATGCTCATCCTCTTTTTCTTCCTCCTCGGTCTCATCATCGGGAGTTTCCTGAATGTCGTCGTCCTGCGGCTGGAGTCCGAAAAGACACTCAGTGGCCGGTCGCAGTGTCCGTCATGCGGCAAGCTCATCCGTTGGTATGACAATATCCCGGTCCTCTCTTTCTTCCTCCTCGGTCGCCGTTGTCGAGAGTGCCACTTCCCGATTTCCTGGCAGTATCCAACAGTTGAATTCGCGACCGGTGTTCTCTTCGCTCTTTTTGGGACGCTGGCCATTGGGACAGGGACCATGGCTGATCTGGTGTTCACGGCTTGGTGGCTGATCCTCGTTTCGCTCTTTATCGTGATCGCGCTCTATGATGCGCGCAATATGGAGATCCCCCTCGTGCTCCTCCTTGTCGGAGTCATCGCGGCAGCGACTTATGCTCTGACGGCGACTGCTCTGGCACCGGGAAATTGGTTTGACGCGGCGGCGCCCTGGCGGGACATGCTCTGGGGCGGAGGCATTGCGGCCCTCATTTTTTATGCGCTCGTCTATTTCTCTCATGAGACATGGATGGGGATGGGCGATGTTTGGCTCGCTGGCATCGCTGGGGCGGCGATCGGATTGCCGGCCCTGCTCATCCTGTTCACGCTCTCATTCTCCATCGGCAGCGTCATCGGTATCACACTCCTCTGGCTCGGGAAGCGGGGGATGAAGAGCCAAATCCCGTTTGCTCCGTTTCTCGTGGCCGGGACACTGTTGACACTCTTCGTTCAGGCTGTGGATCCGTGGTGGCTGAGTCTGTTCCTCTTTTCGCCCATTTAG
- a CDS encoding prepilin-type N-terminal cleavage/methylation domain-containing protein has translation MVKKLSLRGIRRTGFTLIELLIVIAIIGILASIVLVSLSSAREKAKMAKFKAVAHSMQTQAISACDSDSMGDYADGGATFGDISEDVIDVAGIAEVTTPSCGQAGAGTFQIDVPAANLTGTCTATMQETGITGFVGTAPGCV, from the coding sequence ATCGTGAAGAAACTTTCCTTACGAGGTATCCGCCGAACCGGTTTCACCTTGATTGAACTCCTCATCGTCATCGCGATCATCGGCATTCTCGCCTCGATCGTGCTCGTCTCGTTGTCGAGCGCTCGGGAGAAGGCGAAGATGGCAAAATTCAAGGCCGTCGCGCATAGCATGCAGACGCAGGCGATCTCGGCCTGTGATAGCGATTCTATGGGTGATTACGCGGATGGGGGAGCGACGTTTGGTGATATCTCTGAAGATGTCATCGATGTGGCGGGTATCGCCGAAGTAACTACTCCGTCATGTGGCCAGGCTGGTGCGGGTACATTTCAAATCGATGTCCCAGCGGCCAACTTGACTGGCACCTGTACGGCGACGATGCAAGAAACAGGTATCACGGGTTTTGTCGGGACGGCCCCGGGCTGCGTCTAG